A window from Manis javanica isolate MJ-LG chromosome 10, MJ_LKY, whole genome shotgun sequence encodes these proteins:
- the HDAC10 gene encoding polyamine deacetylase HDAC10 isoform X3, whose protein sequence is MGTALVYHEDMTATRLLWDDPACEIEGPERLTSALERLQQHGLEQRCLRLAAREASEAELGLVHSPEYVALLRGTQALGTRELQELSRQYDAVYFHPSTFHSARLAAGAALQLVDAVLTGTVRNGLALVRPPGHHSQRAAANGFCVFNNVAIAAKHAQQKHGLHRILIVDWDIHHGQGIQYIFEDDPSVLYFSWHRYEHGRFWPCLRESDVDAVGQGRGRGFTVNLPWNQVGMGNADYVAAFLHVLLPLAFEFDPELVLVSAGFDSAIGDPEGGYHLESLSQSVCMVVRALLGDPAPPLSGPMVLHYSALESIQRVRAAQAHHWVSLQQQGLASTLHPSTSCPEERALPLLPGGPEFKAAEAQASAALSSLLHQLCLQPTPPVRTAVALNEMDAALGLPPDVLHQVGSAPQEEAQAWARLHDVLVQDEAFTALGKVLYLLDGILDGQVSSGIAATPAPAVATTLDVAIRYSLSHRARRLLCVAVGQLDLSPDLANDGRSLWLNIGGKEVAALSTSHVSMPLPETTGGFLSCILALVLPIAYSFQPDLVLVAVGPAHGLQDPQAALLAALLRGPAGGRVLALVDQESTTQLAGVLAQVLHGEAPPSLGPFSVASPEDMQALVRLRGQLESQWQMLQRLLECSDLAA, encoded by the exons ATGGGGACCGCACTCGTGTACCACGAGGACATGACAGCGACCCGCCTCCTCTGGGACGA CCCCGCATGCGAGATCGAGGGTCCTGAGCGCCTGACCTCGGCCCTGGAGCGCCTGCAGCAGCACGGCCTGGAGCAGCGGTGCCTGCGGCTGGCAGCCCGAGAGGcttcagaggcagagctgggcctggtGCACAG CCCAGAGTACGTGGCCCTGTTGCGGGGCACCCAGGCCTTGGGCACCAGGGAACTCCAGGAGCTGTCCAGACAATACGATGCCGTCTACTTCCATCCG AGTACCTTCCACTCTGCCCGGCTGGCCGCGGGGGCTGCACTGCAGCTTGTGGATGCCGTGCTGACTGGGACTGTGCGCAACGGGCTTGCGCTCGTGAG GCCTCCTGGGCACCACAGCCAGAGGGCCGCCGCCAATGGATTCTGTGTGTTCAACAATGTGGCGATAGCAGCCAAACATGCCCAGCAGAAACACGGGCTGCACAG GATCCTCATTGTCGACTGGGATATCCACCATGGCCAGGGCATCCAGTATATCTTTGAGGATGACCCCAG CGTGCTTTACTTCTCCTGGCACCGTTATGAGCATGGGCGCTTCTGGCCCTGTCTGCGAGAGTCAGATGTGGATGCTGTTGGGCAGGGGCGGGGCCGCGGTTTCACTGTCAACCTGCCCTGGAACCAG GTCGGGATGGGAAATGCTGACTACGTGGCTGCCTTCCTGCAcgtgctgctccctctggcttttGAG ttTGACCCTGAGCTGGTGCTAGTCTCGGCAGGATTTGACTCAGCAATTGGGGATCCCGAG ggCGGCTATCACCTGGAGTCACTCTCCCAGTCTGTGTGCATGGTGGTGCGGGCGCTGCTGGGCGACCCCGCCCCTCCCCTGTCGGGACCAATGGTGCTGCATTACAG TGCCCTGGAGTCCATCCAGCGTGTCCGGGCAGCCCAGGCCCATCACTGGGTGAGCCTCCAGCAGCAAG GCTTGGCCTCCACGCTGCATCCCAGCACAAGCTGCCCAGAGGAGAGGGCCTTGCCCCTGCTGCCCGGGGGGCCTGAGTTCAAGGCGGCAGAGGCCCAGGCCTCAGCTGCTCTGAGCTCCCTCCTGCACCAGCTGTGCCTCCAGCCCACGCCCCCTGTCCGAACAGCTGTTGCCCTGAATGAGATGGACGCGGCCCTGGGCCTGCCCCCTGATGTCCTCCATCAGGTGGGGTCAGCCCCACAGGAGGAGGCACAGGCCTGGGCCAG GCTGCATGACGTCCTGGTACAGGATGAGGCCTTTACTGCACTTGGGAAGGTCCTGTATCTCTTGGATGGGATCCTGGATGGGCAG GTGAGCAGCGGCATTGCAGccactccagcccctgctgtAGCTACCACCCTGGACGTGGCCATTCGGTACAGCCTGTCCCACAGAGCCCGGAG GTTGCTCTGCGTGGCCGTGGGACAGCTGGACCTGTCCCCAGACCTGGCCAATGATGG GAGGAGTCTGTGGCTGAACATCGGGGGCAAGGAGGTGGCTGCCCTGTCCACGTCCCATGTCTCCATGCCATTGCCAGAG ACGACCGGTGGGTTCCTGAGCTGCATCCTAGCCCTGGTGCTGCCCATAGCCTATAGTTTCCAGCCTGACCTCGTACTGGTGGCAGTGGGGCCTGCCCATGGCCTGCAGGACCCCCAAGCTGCACTCCTAGCTGCACTGCTACGGGGGCCTGCAGGGGGCCGAGTCTTGGCCCTTGTGGACCAG GAATCCACAACCCAGCTTGCAGGGGTCCTGGCCCAGGTGTTGCATGGAGAGGCACCGCCTAGCCTGGGCCCCTTCTCCGTGGCATCCCCAGAGGACATGCAGGCCCTGGTGCGCCTGAGAGGGCAGCTGGAGTCACAGTGGCAGATGCTGCAG CGCCTCCTGGAGTGCAGTGACCTGGCGGCCTGA
- the HDAC10 gene encoding polyamine deacetylase HDAC10 isoform X1, whose translation MGTALVYHEDMTATRLLWDDPACEIEGPERLTSALERLQQHGLEQRCLRLAAREASEAELGLVHSPEYVALLRGTQALGTRELQELSRQYDAVYFHPSTFHSARLAAGAALQLVDAVLTGTVRNGLALVRPPGHHSQRAAANGFCVFNNVAIAAKHAQQKHGLHRILIVDWDIHHGQGIQYIFEDDPSVLYFSWHRYEHGRFWPCLRESDVDAVGQGRGRGFTVNLPWNQVGMGNADYVAAFLHVLLPLAFEFDPELVLVSAGFDSAIGDPEGQMQATPECFAHLTQLLQVLAGGRVCAVLEGGYHLESLSQSVCMVVRALLGDPAPPLSGPMVLHYSALESIQRVRAAQAHHWVSLQQQGLASTLHPSTSCPEERALPLLPGGPEFKAAEAQASAALSSLLHQLCLQPTPPVRTAVALNEMDAALGLPPDVLHQVGSAPQEEAQAWARLHDVLVQDEAFTALGKVLYLLDGILDGQVSSGIAATPAPAVATTLDVAIRYSLSHRARRLLCVAVGQLDLSPDLANDGRSLWLNIGGKEVAALSTSHVSMPLPETTGGFLSCILALVLPIAYSFQPDLVLVAVGPAHGLQDPQAALLAALLRGPAGGRVLALVDQESTTQLAGVLAQVLHGEAPPSLGPFSVASPEDMQALVRLRGQLESQWQMLQRLLECSDLAA comes from the exons ATGGGGACCGCACTCGTGTACCACGAGGACATGACAGCGACCCGCCTCCTCTGGGACGA CCCCGCATGCGAGATCGAGGGTCCTGAGCGCCTGACCTCGGCCCTGGAGCGCCTGCAGCAGCACGGCCTGGAGCAGCGGTGCCTGCGGCTGGCAGCCCGAGAGGcttcagaggcagagctgggcctggtGCACAG CCCAGAGTACGTGGCCCTGTTGCGGGGCACCCAGGCCTTGGGCACCAGGGAACTCCAGGAGCTGTCCAGACAATACGATGCCGTCTACTTCCATCCG AGTACCTTCCACTCTGCCCGGCTGGCCGCGGGGGCTGCACTGCAGCTTGTGGATGCCGTGCTGACTGGGACTGTGCGCAACGGGCTTGCGCTCGTGAG GCCTCCTGGGCACCACAGCCAGAGGGCCGCCGCCAATGGATTCTGTGTGTTCAACAATGTGGCGATAGCAGCCAAACATGCCCAGCAGAAACACGGGCTGCACAG GATCCTCATTGTCGACTGGGATATCCACCATGGCCAGGGCATCCAGTATATCTTTGAGGATGACCCCAG CGTGCTTTACTTCTCCTGGCACCGTTATGAGCATGGGCGCTTCTGGCCCTGTCTGCGAGAGTCAGATGTGGATGCTGTTGGGCAGGGGCGGGGCCGCGGTTTCACTGTCAACCTGCCCTGGAACCAG GTCGGGATGGGAAATGCTGACTACGTGGCTGCCTTCCTGCAcgtgctgctccctctggcttttGAG ttTGACCCTGAGCTGGTGCTAGTCTCGGCAGGATTTGACTCAGCAATTGGGGATCCCGAG GGGCAGATGCAGGCCACACCAGAGTGCTTCGCACACCTCACACAGCTGCTGCAGGTGCTGGCTGGCGGCCGGGTCTGTGCCGTGCTGGAG ggCGGCTATCACCTGGAGTCACTCTCCCAGTCTGTGTGCATGGTGGTGCGGGCGCTGCTGGGCGACCCCGCCCCTCCCCTGTCGGGACCAATGGTGCTGCATTACAG TGCCCTGGAGTCCATCCAGCGTGTCCGGGCAGCCCAGGCCCATCACTGGGTGAGCCTCCAGCAGCAAG GCTTGGCCTCCACGCTGCATCCCAGCACAAGCTGCCCAGAGGAGAGGGCCTTGCCCCTGCTGCCCGGGGGGCCTGAGTTCAAGGCGGCAGAGGCCCAGGCCTCAGCTGCTCTGAGCTCCCTCCTGCACCAGCTGTGCCTCCAGCCCACGCCCCCTGTCCGAACAGCTGTTGCCCTGAATGAGATGGACGCGGCCCTGGGCCTGCCCCCTGATGTCCTCCATCAGGTGGGGTCAGCCCCACAGGAGGAGGCACAGGCCTGGGCCAG GCTGCATGACGTCCTGGTACAGGATGAGGCCTTTACTGCACTTGGGAAGGTCCTGTATCTCTTGGATGGGATCCTGGATGGGCAG GTGAGCAGCGGCATTGCAGccactccagcccctgctgtAGCTACCACCCTGGACGTGGCCATTCGGTACAGCCTGTCCCACAGAGCCCGGAG GTTGCTCTGCGTGGCCGTGGGACAGCTGGACCTGTCCCCAGACCTGGCCAATGATGG GAGGAGTCTGTGGCTGAACATCGGGGGCAAGGAGGTGGCTGCCCTGTCCACGTCCCATGTCTCCATGCCATTGCCAGAG ACGACCGGTGGGTTCCTGAGCTGCATCCTAGCCCTGGTGCTGCCCATAGCCTATAGTTTCCAGCCTGACCTCGTACTGGTGGCAGTGGGGCCTGCCCATGGCCTGCAGGACCCCCAAGCTGCACTCCTAGCTGCACTGCTACGGGGGCCTGCAGGGGGCCGAGTCTTGGCCCTTGTGGACCAG GAATCCACAACCCAGCTTGCAGGGGTCCTGGCCCAGGTGTTGCATGGAGAGGCACCGCCTAGCCTGGGCCCCTTCTCCGTGGCATCCCCAGAGGACATGCAGGCCCTGGTGCGCCTGAGAGGGCAGCTGGAGTCACAGTGGCAGATGCTGCAG CGCCTCCTGGAGTGCAGTGACCTGGCGGCCTGA
- the HDAC10 gene encoding polyamine deacetylase HDAC10 isoform X2, translated as MGTALVYHEDMTATRLLWDDPACEIEGPERLTSALERLQQHGLEQRCLRLAAREASEAELGLVHSPEYVALLRGTQALGTRELQELSRQYDAVYFHPSTFHSARLAAGAALQLVDAVLTGTVRNGLALVRPPGHHSQRAAANGFCVFNNVAIAAKHAQQKHGLHRILIVDWDIHHGQGIQYIFEDDPSVLYFSWHRYEHGRFWPCLRESDVDAVGQGRGRGFTVNLPWNQVGMGNADYVAAFLHVLLPLAFEFDPELVLVSAGFDSAIGDPEGQMQATPECFAHLTQLLQVLAGGRVCAVLEGGYHLESLSQSVCMVVRALLGDPAPPLSGPMVLHYSALESIQRVRAAQAHHWVSLQQQGLASTLHPSTSCPEERALPLLPGGPEFKAAEAQASAALSSLLHQLCLQPTPPVRTAVALNEMDAALGLPPDVLHQVGSAPQEEAQAWARLHDVLVQDEAFTALGKVLYLLDGILDGQVSSGIAATPAPAVATTLDVAIRYSLSHRARRLLCVAVGQLDLSPDLANDGRSLWLNIGGKEVAALSTSHVSMPLPETTGGFLSCILALVLPIAYSFQPDLVLVAVGPAHGLQDPQAALLAALLRGPAGGRVLALVDQESTTQLAGVLAQVLHGEAPPSLGPFSVASPEDMQALVRLRGQLESQWQMLQVAAPPGVQ; from the exons ATGGGGACCGCACTCGTGTACCACGAGGACATGACAGCGACCCGCCTCCTCTGGGACGA CCCCGCATGCGAGATCGAGGGTCCTGAGCGCCTGACCTCGGCCCTGGAGCGCCTGCAGCAGCACGGCCTGGAGCAGCGGTGCCTGCGGCTGGCAGCCCGAGAGGcttcagaggcagagctgggcctggtGCACAG CCCAGAGTACGTGGCCCTGTTGCGGGGCACCCAGGCCTTGGGCACCAGGGAACTCCAGGAGCTGTCCAGACAATACGATGCCGTCTACTTCCATCCG AGTACCTTCCACTCTGCCCGGCTGGCCGCGGGGGCTGCACTGCAGCTTGTGGATGCCGTGCTGACTGGGACTGTGCGCAACGGGCTTGCGCTCGTGAG GCCTCCTGGGCACCACAGCCAGAGGGCCGCCGCCAATGGATTCTGTGTGTTCAACAATGTGGCGATAGCAGCCAAACATGCCCAGCAGAAACACGGGCTGCACAG GATCCTCATTGTCGACTGGGATATCCACCATGGCCAGGGCATCCAGTATATCTTTGAGGATGACCCCAG CGTGCTTTACTTCTCCTGGCACCGTTATGAGCATGGGCGCTTCTGGCCCTGTCTGCGAGAGTCAGATGTGGATGCTGTTGGGCAGGGGCGGGGCCGCGGTTTCACTGTCAACCTGCCCTGGAACCAG GTCGGGATGGGAAATGCTGACTACGTGGCTGCCTTCCTGCAcgtgctgctccctctggcttttGAG ttTGACCCTGAGCTGGTGCTAGTCTCGGCAGGATTTGACTCAGCAATTGGGGATCCCGAG GGGCAGATGCAGGCCACACCAGAGTGCTTCGCACACCTCACACAGCTGCTGCAGGTGCTGGCTGGCGGCCGGGTCTGTGCCGTGCTGGAG ggCGGCTATCACCTGGAGTCACTCTCCCAGTCTGTGTGCATGGTGGTGCGGGCGCTGCTGGGCGACCCCGCCCCTCCCCTGTCGGGACCAATGGTGCTGCATTACAG TGCCCTGGAGTCCATCCAGCGTGTCCGGGCAGCCCAGGCCCATCACTGGGTGAGCCTCCAGCAGCAAG GCTTGGCCTCCACGCTGCATCCCAGCACAAGCTGCCCAGAGGAGAGGGCCTTGCCCCTGCTGCCCGGGGGGCCTGAGTTCAAGGCGGCAGAGGCCCAGGCCTCAGCTGCTCTGAGCTCCCTCCTGCACCAGCTGTGCCTCCAGCCCACGCCCCCTGTCCGAACAGCTGTTGCCCTGAATGAGATGGACGCGGCCCTGGGCCTGCCCCCTGATGTCCTCCATCAGGTGGGGTCAGCCCCACAGGAGGAGGCACAGGCCTGGGCCAG GCTGCATGACGTCCTGGTACAGGATGAGGCCTTTACTGCACTTGGGAAGGTCCTGTATCTCTTGGATGGGATCCTGGATGGGCAG GTGAGCAGCGGCATTGCAGccactccagcccctgctgtAGCTACCACCCTGGACGTGGCCATTCGGTACAGCCTGTCCCACAGAGCCCGGAG GTTGCTCTGCGTGGCCGTGGGACAGCTGGACCTGTCCCCAGACCTGGCCAATGATGG GAGGAGTCTGTGGCTGAACATCGGGGGCAAGGAGGTGGCTGCCCTGTCCACGTCCCATGTCTCCATGCCATTGCCAGAG ACGACCGGTGGGTTCCTGAGCTGCATCCTAGCCCTGGTGCTGCCCATAGCCTATAGTTTCCAGCCTGACCTCGTACTGGTGGCAGTGGGGCCTGCCCATGGCCTGCAGGACCCCCAAGCTGCACTCCTAGCTGCACTGCTACGGGGGCCTGCAGGGGGCCGAGTCTTGGCCCTTGTGGACCAG GAATCCACAACCCAGCTTGCAGGGGTCCTGGCCCAGGTGTTGCATGGAGAGGCACCGCCTAGCCTGGGCCCCTTCTCCGTGGCATCCCCAGAGGACATGCAGGCCCTGGTGCGCCTGAGAGGGCAGCTGGAGTCACAGTGGCAGATGCTGCAGGTGGCTG CGCCTCCTGGAGTGCAGTGA
- the HDAC10 gene encoding polyamine deacetylase HDAC10 isoform X5 → MGTALVYHEDMTATRLLWDDPACEIEGPERLTSALERLQQHGLEQRCLRLAAREASEAELGLVHSPEYVALLRGTQALGTRELQELSRQYDAVYFHPSTFHSARLAAGAALQLVDAVLTGTVRNGLALVRPPGHHSQRAAANGFCVFNNVAIAAKHAQQKHGLHRILIVDWDIHHGQGIQYIFEDDPSVLYFSWHRYEHGRFWPCLRESDVDAVGQGRGRGFTVNLPWNQVGMGNADYVAAFLHVLLPLAFEFDPELVLVSAGFDSAIGDPEGQMQATPECFAHLTQLLQVLAGGRVCAVLEGGYHLESLSQSVCMVVRALLGDPAPPLSGPMVLHYSALESIQRVRAAQAHHWVSLQQQGLASTLHPSTSCPEERALPLLPGGPEFKAAEAQASAALSSLLHQLCLQPTPPVRTAVALNEMDAALGLPPDVLHQVGSAPQEEAQAWARLHDVLVQDEAFTALGKVLYLLDGILDGQVSSGIAATPAPAVATTLDVAIRYSLSHRARRLCDWPPGGVSAAWSPLGCSAWPWDSWTCPQTWPMMDVSMCALLWKEESVAEHRGQGGGCPVHVPCLHAIARAAQLRLGGRMA, encoded by the exons ATGGGGACCGCACTCGTGTACCACGAGGACATGACAGCGACCCGCCTCCTCTGGGACGA CCCCGCATGCGAGATCGAGGGTCCTGAGCGCCTGACCTCGGCCCTGGAGCGCCTGCAGCAGCACGGCCTGGAGCAGCGGTGCCTGCGGCTGGCAGCCCGAGAGGcttcagaggcagagctgggcctggtGCACAG CCCAGAGTACGTGGCCCTGTTGCGGGGCACCCAGGCCTTGGGCACCAGGGAACTCCAGGAGCTGTCCAGACAATACGATGCCGTCTACTTCCATCCG AGTACCTTCCACTCTGCCCGGCTGGCCGCGGGGGCTGCACTGCAGCTTGTGGATGCCGTGCTGACTGGGACTGTGCGCAACGGGCTTGCGCTCGTGAG GCCTCCTGGGCACCACAGCCAGAGGGCCGCCGCCAATGGATTCTGTGTGTTCAACAATGTGGCGATAGCAGCCAAACATGCCCAGCAGAAACACGGGCTGCACAG GATCCTCATTGTCGACTGGGATATCCACCATGGCCAGGGCATCCAGTATATCTTTGAGGATGACCCCAG CGTGCTTTACTTCTCCTGGCACCGTTATGAGCATGGGCGCTTCTGGCCCTGTCTGCGAGAGTCAGATGTGGATGCTGTTGGGCAGGGGCGGGGCCGCGGTTTCACTGTCAACCTGCCCTGGAACCAG GTCGGGATGGGAAATGCTGACTACGTGGCTGCCTTCCTGCAcgtgctgctccctctggcttttGAG ttTGACCCTGAGCTGGTGCTAGTCTCGGCAGGATTTGACTCAGCAATTGGGGATCCCGAG GGGCAGATGCAGGCCACACCAGAGTGCTTCGCACACCTCACACAGCTGCTGCAGGTGCTGGCTGGCGGCCGGGTCTGTGCCGTGCTGGAG ggCGGCTATCACCTGGAGTCACTCTCCCAGTCTGTGTGCATGGTGGTGCGGGCGCTGCTGGGCGACCCCGCCCCTCCCCTGTCGGGACCAATGGTGCTGCATTACAG TGCCCTGGAGTCCATCCAGCGTGTCCGGGCAGCCCAGGCCCATCACTGGGTGAGCCTCCAGCAGCAAG GCTTGGCCTCCACGCTGCATCCCAGCACAAGCTGCCCAGAGGAGAGGGCCTTGCCCCTGCTGCCCGGGGGGCCTGAGTTCAAGGCGGCAGAGGCCCAGGCCTCAGCTGCTCTGAGCTCCCTCCTGCACCAGCTGTGCCTCCAGCCCACGCCCCCTGTCCGAACAGCTGTTGCCCTGAATGAGATGGACGCGGCCCTGGGCCTGCCCCCTGATGTCCTCCATCAGGTGGGGTCAGCCCCACAGGAGGAGGCACAGGCCTGGGCCAG GCTGCATGACGTCCTGGTACAGGATGAGGCCTTTACTGCACTTGGGAAGGTCCTGTATCTCTTGGATGGGATCCTGGATGGGCAG GTGAGCAGCGGCATTGCAGccactccagcccctgctgtAGCTACCACCCTGGACGTGGCCATTCGGTACAGCCTGTCCCACAGAGCCCGGAG GCTCTGCGACTGGCCTCCAGGCGGGGTGAGCGCAGCCTGGTCTCCTCTAGGTTGCTCTGCGTGGCCGTGGGACAGCTGGACCTGTCCCCAGACCTGGCCAATGATGG ATGTGTCCATGTGTGCTCTCCTCTGGAAGGAGGAGTCTGTGGCTGAACATCGGGGGCAAGGAGGTGGCTGCCCTGTCCACGTCCCATGTCTCCATGCCATTGCCAGAG CTGCCCAGCTGAGATTGGGAGGCAGGATGGCCTGA
- the HDAC10 gene encoding polyamine deacetylase HDAC10 isoform X4, with translation MGTALVYHEDMTATRLLWDDPACEIEGPERLTSALERLQQHGLEQRCLRLAAREASEAELGLVHSPEYVALLRGTQALGTRELQELSRQYDAVYFHPSTFHSARLAAGAALQLVDAVLTGTVRNGLALVRPPGHHSQRAAANGFCVFNNVAIAAKHAQQKHGLHRILIVDWDIHHGQGIQYIFEDDPSVLYFSWHRYEHGRFWPCLRESDVDAVGQGRGRGFTVNLPWNQVGMGNADYVAAFLHVLLPLAFEFDPELVLVSAGFDSAIGDPEGQMQATPECFAHLTQLLQVLAGGRVCAVLEGGYHLESLSQSVCMVVRALLGDPAPPLSGPMVLHYSALESIQRVRAAQAHHWVSLQQQGLASTLHPSTSCPEERALPLLPGGPEFKAAEAQASAALSSLLHQLCLQPTPPVRTAVALNEMDAALGLPPDVLHQVGSAPQEEAQAWARLHDVLVQDEAFTALGKVLYLLDGILDGQVSSGIAATPAPAVATTLDVAIRYSLSHRARRLCDWPPGGVSAAWSPLGCSAWPWDSWTCPQTWPMMASGGRAASHTHADVSMCALLWKEESVAEHRGQGGGCPVHVPCLHAIARAAQLRLGGRMA, from the exons ATGGGGACCGCACTCGTGTACCACGAGGACATGACAGCGACCCGCCTCCTCTGGGACGA CCCCGCATGCGAGATCGAGGGTCCTGAGCGCCTGACCTCGGCCCTGGAGCGCCTGCAGCAGCACGGCCTGGAGCAGCGGTGCCTGCGGCTGGCAGCCCGAGAGGcttcagaggcagagctgggcctggtGCACAG CCCAGAGTACGTGGCCCTGTTGCGGGGCACCCAGGCCTTGGGCACCAGGGAACTCCAGGAGCTGTCCAGACAATACGATGCCGTCTACTTCCATCCG AGTACCTTCCACTCTGCCCGGCTGGCCGCGGGGGCTGCACTGCAGCTTGTGGATGCCGTGCTGACTGGGACTGTGCGCAACGGGCTTGCGCTCGTGAG GCCTCCTGGGCACCACAGCCAGAGGGCCGCCGCCAATGGATTCTGTGTGTTCAACAATGTGGCGATAGCAGCCAAACATGCCCAGCAGAAACACGGGCTGCACAG GATCCTCATTGTCGACTGGGATATCCACCATGGCCAGGGCATCCAGTATATCTTTGAGGATGACCCCAG CGTGCTTTACTTCTCCTGGCACCGTTATGAGCATGGGCGCTTCTGGCCCTGTCTGCGAGAGTCAGATGTGGATGCTGTTGGGCAGGGGCGGGGCCGCGGTTTCACTGTCAACCTGCCCTGGAACCAG GTCGGGATGGGAAATGCTGACTACGTGGCTGCCTTCCTGCAcgtgctgctccctctggcttttGAG ttTGACCCTGAGCTGGTGCTAGTCTCGGCAGGATTTGACTCAGCAATTGGGGATCCCGAG GGGCAGATGCAGGCCACACCAGAGTGCTTCGCACACCTCACACAGCTGCTGCAGGTGCTGGCTGGCGGCCGGGTCTGTGCCGTGCTGGAG ggCGGCTATCACCTGGAGTCACTCTCCCAGTCTGTGTGCATGGTGGTGCGGGCGCTGCTGGGCGACCCCGCCCCTCCCCTGTCGGGACCAATGGTGCTGCATTACAG TGCCCTGGAGTCCATCCAGCGTGTCCGGGCAGCCCAGGCCCATCACTGGGTGAGCCTCCAGCAGCAAG GCTTGGCCTCCACGCTGCATCCCAGCACAAGCTGCCCAGAGGAGAGGGCCTTGCCCCTGCTGCCCGGGGGGCCTGAGTTCAAGGCGGCAGAGGCCCAGGCCTCAGCTGCTCTGAGCTCCCTCCTGCACCAGCTGTGCCTCCAGCCCACGCCCCCTGTCCGAACAGCTGTTGCCCTGAATGAGATGGACGCGGCCCTGGGCCTGCCCCCTGATGTCCTCCATCAGGTGGGGTCAGCCCCACAGGAGGAGGCACAGGCCTGGGCCAG GCTGCATGACGTCCTGGTACAGGATGAGGCCTTTACTGCACTTGGGAAGGTCCTGTATCTCTTGGATGGGATCCTGGATGGGCAG GTGAGCAGCGGCATTGCAGccactccagcccctgctgtAGCTACCACCCTGGACGTGGCCATTCGGTACAGCCTGTCCCACAGAGCCCGGAG GCTCTGCGACTGGCCTCCAGGCGGGGTGAGCGCAGCCTGGTCTCCTCTAGGTTGCTCTGCGTGGCCGTGGGACAGCTGGACCTGTCCCCAGACCTGGCCAATGATGG CCTCTGGAGGGCGAGCAGCATCTCACACACATGCAGATGTGTCCATGTGTGCTCTCCTCTGGAAGGAGGAGTCTGTGGCTGAACATCGGGGGCAAGGAGGTGGCTGCCCTGTCCACGTCCCATGTCTCCATGCCATTGCCAGAG CTGCCCAGCTGAGATTGGGAGGCAGGATGGCCTGA